A genomic segment from Nocardiopsis sp. Huas11 encodes:
- a CDS encoding LysR family transcriptional regulator, translating into MDLVGACRAFVYVSDRGSFTLGAAAARIPQPVASRRVAALEKHLGARLFDRTSRRATLTRFGRDMLPSARRLVDLAESMEHDAQRARQAPFGLAVPEVCPTRELALLAAQGRREGLRLDPRPAAPGERVHLLRSREVRAAVTAVPSGDATWSVPLGVAAAAEPAMAVAYVETLRVGRTDPPSGARRVWIQPEDDVPHIRDPLTRIRDAVGLRPGQVAVAASLASAAAEVLASADLLLCSRRQAAELGLHWRPTGEIRLERGYDVSADDGGDAETLRGALRASLGRCLGALETEEVAR; encoded by the coding sequence ATGGACCTCGTCGGAGCCTGTCGGGCCTTCGTCTACGTGAGCGACCGCGGCAGCTTCACCCTGGGGGCCGCCGCGGCGCGCATTCCGCAACCGGTGGCCAGCCGACGCGTCGCCGCCTTGGAGAAGCACTTGGGCGCCCGCCTGTTCGACCGCACCTCGCGCCGGGCCACGCTCACGCGCTTCGGCCGCGACATGCTGCCCTCGGCCCGCCGCCTGGTCGACCTGGCCGAGTCGATGGAGCACGACGCGCAGCGGGCCCGCCAGGCGCCCTTCGGGTTGGCCGTGCCGGAGGTGTGCCCCACCCGTGAGCTCGCGCTGCTGGCCGCGCAGGGCCGTCGGGAGGGGCTGCGCCTGGACCCGCGCCCGGCCGCGCCGGGCGAGCGCGTCCACCTGCTGCGCTCACGCGAGGTCCGCGCCGCCGTCACCGCCGTGCCGTCGGGCGACGCCACGTGGTCGGTGCCGCTGGGGGTGGCGGCCGCGGCCGAACCCGCGATGGCGGTCGCCTACGTCGAGACCCTGCGGGTGGGCCGCACCGATCCGCCCTCGGGGGCGCGCCGGGTGTGGATCCAGCCCGAGGACGACGTGCCCCACATCCGCGACCCGCTGACCCGGATCCGCGACGCGGTCGGTCTGCGGCCCGGACAGGTCGCCGTCGCCGCCTCCCTCGCCTCCGCCGCCGCCGAGGTGCTGGCGTCGGCCGACCTGCTGCTGTGCTCGCGCCGCCAGGCCGCGGAGCTGGGCCTGCACTGGCGTCCCACCGGCGAGATCCGGCTGGAACGCGGCTATGACGTGTCGGCCGACGACGGTGGTGACGCCGAGACCCTGCGCGGTGCGCTGCGCGCTTCCCTCGGCCGCTGCCTGGGCGCCCTGGAGACGGAAGAGGTGGCGCGGTGA
- the bla gene encoding class A beta-lactamase has protein sequence MRVPMTRHKALAALAAAALMPLAACSTPGAAEGTDASDSPSNSAVADAEADFALLEEEFDATLGVYALDTGSGEAVEYRADERFGYASTFKVALFGALLEQTTPEEMEKVVTISEDDLVNWNPVTEERVGDDMSLLELGDAALRYSDNAATNLLLEELGGPEALDAALEEIGDDVTSVDRIEPELNEGTPGDERDTSTPRAMATTLEAFTLGDVLPEEESDLLVEMMRGNTTGDDLIRAGVPEDWEVGDRTGAGGYGIRNAIAVAWPPEGDPIVLAVMSSRDQEDAEYDDALIAQAAEVVVDALA, from the coding sequence ATGCGTGTACCCATGACCCGACACAAGGCCCTGGCGGCACTGGCCGCCGCGGCCCTGATGCCGCTGGCCGCCTGTTCGACGCCCGGGGCGGCGGAGGGAACCGACGCCTCCGACTCGCCCTCGAACTCGGCCGTGGCGGACGCCGAGGCCGACTTCGCGCTTCTGGAGGAGGAGTTCGACGCCACGCTCGGCGTCTACGCGCTCGACACCGGCAGCGGCGAGGCCGTCGAGTACCGCGCCGACGAACGGTTCGGCTACGCCTCGACCTTCAAGGTCGCGCTCTTCGGAGCCCTGCTCGAACAGACCACACCGGAGGAGATGGAGAAGGTCGTCACCATCTCCGAAGACGACCTGGTCAACTGGAACCCGGTCACCGAAGAGCGCGTCGGCGACGACATGTCCCTGCTCGAACTGGGCGACGCCGCGCTGCGCTACAGCGACAACGCCGCGACCAACCTGCTGCTGGAGGAGCTCGGCGGCCCGGAGGCCCTGGACGCTGCGCTGGAGGAGATCGGCGACGACGTCACCAGCGTCGACCGGATCGAGCCCGAACTGAACGAGGGCACCCCGGGCGACGAGCGCGACACCAGCACCCCGCGCGCCATGGCCACCACCCTGGAGGCCTTCACCCTGGGCGACGTCCTGCCCGAGGAGGAGAGCGACCTGCTCGTGGAGATGATGCGGGGCAACACCACTGGGGACGACCTGATCCGCGCCGGTGTACCCGAGGACTGGGAAGTCGGCGACCGGACCGGCGCGGGCGGCTACGGCATCCGCAACGCCATCGCCGTGGCGTGGCCGCCGGAGGGCGACCCAATCGTCCTGGCGGTCATGTCCAGCCGTGACCAGGAGGACGCCGAGTACGACGACGCCCTCATCGCCCAGGCCGCCGAGGTCGTGGTCGACGCCCTGGCCTAA
- a CDS encoding DUF3817 domain-containing protein → MRISTLTATAFRAVAAFEALTWAGLLIGMGFKYLINGSELGVHIFGPIHGGAFVVYVLLTLFAGFRLRWGVWPTLLALAASIPPMCTLVADWWLHRTGRLTPPERRERAERAPETVA, encoded by the coding sequence GTGCGCATCTCCACCCTGACAGCGACGGCCTTCCGTGCGGTGGCCGCCTTCGAGGCCCTCACCTGGGCCGGGCTCCTGATCGGCATGGGCTTCAAGTACCTGATCAACGGCAGCGAGCTCGGCGTGCACATCTTCGGGCCGATCCACGGCGGGGCGTTCGTCGTCTACGTGCTGCTGACCCTGTTCGCGGGGTTCCGGCTGCGCTGGGGCGTGTGGCCCACCCTGCTGGCGCTGGCCGCCTCCATCCCCCCGATGTGCACCCTGGTCGCCGACTGGTGGCTGCACCGCACCGGCCGCCTGACGCCGCCGGAGCGGCGCGAGAGAGCCGAGCGCGCCCCCGAGACGGTCGCCTGA
- the bla gene encoding class A beta-lactamase, with product MRVPMTRQKTLAALAVAALAPLAACSSPGPAEGPDPSASPAASESAAATELDFALLEEEFDATLGVYALDTGSGEAVEYRADDRFAYCSTFKVPLFGVVLEQTTPEELEKEVPVSEDDLVNWDPIAEQHVGGTMSLYELGNAALRHSDNAAANLLLEELGGPEALDAALEEIGDDVINVDRIEPDLSEGAPGDERDTSTPRAMATTLEAFTLGDVLPEDESETIVEMMRGNTTGDDLIRAGVPDDWEVGDKTGSGGYGTRNDIAVLWPPEGDPIVLAVMSTRGQEGAEHDDALIAQATEVVVDALA from the coding sequence ATGCGTGTACCCATGACCCGACAGAAGACTCTAGCGGCACTGGCCGTCGCAGCACTGGCCCCGCTGGCCGCCTGTTCGTCGCCCGGGCCGGCGGAGGGACCCGATCCCTCCGCGTCGCCGGCCGCATCGGAGTCCGCGGCGGCCACCGAGCTCGACTTCGCGCTTCTGGAGGAGGAGTTCGACGCCACCCTCGGCGTCTACGCGCTCGACACCGGCAGCGGCGAGGCCGTCGAGTACCGAGCGGACGACCGGTTCGCCTACTGCTCCACCTTCAAGGTGCCGCTGTTCGGGGTCGTTCTCGAACAGACCACACCGGAGGAGCTGGAGAAGGAGGTCCCCGTCTCCGAGGACGACCTGGTCAACTGGGACCCGATCGCCGAACAGCACGTGGGCGGCACCATGTCCCTGTACGAACTGGGCAACGCCGCCCTGCGCCACAGCGACAACGCCGCCGCCAACCTGCTGCTGGAGGAGCTCGGCGGCCCGGAGGCCCTGGACGCGGCCCTGGAGGAGATCGGCGACGACGTCATCAACGTCGACCGGATCGAACCCGACCTGAGCGAGGGCGCCCCGGGCGACGAACGCGACACCAGCACCCCGCGCGCCATGGCCACCACCCTGGAGGCCTTCACCCTCGGCGACGTCCTGCCCGAGGACGAGAGCGAGACCATCGTCGAGATGATGCGGGGCAACACGACCGGGGACGACCTGATCCGCGCCGGCGTGCCCGACGACTGGGAGGTCGGCGACAAGACCGGGTCGGGCGGCTACGGCACCCGCAACGACATCGCCGTACTGTGGCCGCCGGAGGGCGACCCGATCGTCCTGGCGGTCATGTCGACCCGCGGCCAGGAGGGCGCCGAGCACGACGACGCCCTCATCGCCCAGGCCACCGAGGTCGTGGTCGACGCCCTGGCCTGA
- a CDS encoding YchJ family protein — translation MSRSRRRASAPPDTGPCPCGSPRTYGQCCGPLHRGESTAPTAEALMRSRYSAFAVGDAAYLMRTWAAGTRPATLDLDPRTEWVHLEILGTGEGTPFHNEGTVSFRAVYREDGREGELREDSRFVREDGAWVYLDALA, via the coding sequence ATGTCCCGATCCCGCCGCCGCGCCAGCGCTCCGCCCGACACCGGCCCCTGCCCCTGCGGCTCGCCGCGCACCTACGGCCAGTGCTGCGGGCCGCTGCACCGGGGCGAGTCCACGGCGCCCACCGCCGAGGCTCTGATGCGCTCCCGCTACAGCGCCTTCGCGGTCGGTGACGCGGCCTACCTGATGCGCACCTGGGCGGCCGGCACCCGACCCGCCACGCTCGATCTGGACCCGCGCACCGAATGGGTGCACCTGGAGATCCTGGGCACGGGCGAGGGAACGCCGTTCCACAACGAGGGCACGGTCTCGTTCAGGGCCGTGTACCGGGAGGACGGTCGCGAGGGCGAGCTGCGCGAGGACAGCCGGTTCGTCCGCGAGGACGGCGCCTGGGTCTACCTCGACGCCCTCGCCTGA
- a CDS encoding VOC family protein — protein sequence MASKLTELAIDCADPEALARFWCAVLDYEVQESEDGFVAIGSPAVPEGKNRPGPVPPSLTFARVPEGKTVKNRLHIDVNPTDREQDEEVRRLLDLGARRVDVGQASEESWVVLADPEGNEFCVLAGRHP from the coding sequence ATGGCCAGTAAATTGACCGAACTCGCGATCGACTGCGCCGACCCCGAGGCCCTCGCACGGTTCTGGTGCGCGGTCCTGGACTACGAGGTGCAGGAGTCGGAGGACGGGTTCGTCGCCATCGGCTCCCCCGCCGTCCCCGAGGGCAAGAACCGCCCGGGCCCGGTGCCGCCGTCGTTGACGTTCGCGCGCGTGCCCGAGGGCAAGACCGTCAAGAACCGGCTCCACATCGACGTCAACCCGACCGACAGGGAGCAGGACGAGGAGGTCCGCCGCCTGCTGGACCTGGGCGCCCGCCGCGTCGACGTCGGCCAGGCTAGCGAGGAGAGCTGGGTCGTCCTCGCCGACCCGGAGGGCAACGAGTTCTGCGTCCTCGCCGGACGCCACCCGTGA
- the mug gene encoding G/U mismatch-specific DNA glycosylase, whose protein sequence is MEAARHKVVPDVLAQDLDVLFCGINPGLASGAAGHHFANPGTRFWPALHGSGFTPRRLRPDEEDALLALGLGITNVVERTTAQANELSRAEAVEGGRTLRRKVESWRPRWLAVLGVTAFRDAFGDRHAKVGPQAMEMGPTRVWLLPNPSGRNAHWQLGPLTDEFARLRRAAGLPDRRDGH, encoded by the coding sequence CTGGAGGCGGCCCGCCACAAGGTGGTGCCCGACGTCCTGGCGCAGGACCTGGACGTGCTCTTCTGCGGGATCAACCCCGGCCTGGCCTCAGGTGCGGCCGGGCACCACTTCGCCAACCCGGGCACACGCTTTTGGCCCGCCCTGCACGGATCCGGGTTCACGCCCCGCCGACTGCGCCCCGACGAGGAGGACGCACTCCTGGCACTGGGTCTGGGCATCACCAACGTCGTCGAACGGACCACCGCCCAGGCGAACGAGCTGAGCCGGGCGGAGGCCGTGGAGGGCGGACGGACGCTGCGGCGCAAAGTCGAGTCGTGGCGCCCCCGGTGGCTGGCCGTCCTCGGCGTCACAGCGTTCCGGGACGCCTTCGGCGACCGCCACGCCAAGGTCGGGCCCCAGGCCATGGAGATGGGGCCGACCCGGGTGTGGCTGCTGCCCAACCCGAGCGGCAGGAACGCGCACTGGCAGCTGGGCCCCCTCACCGACGAGTTCGCGCGCCTGCGACGCGCCGCGGGCCTGCCGGACCGGCGCGACGGTCATTGA
- a CDS encoding DEAD/DEAH box helicase, with protein MSQPYRTATSRNRPARPFGRQRPYAPQRSQSNGRARSGGGPSGEFALPTTVTPALPPVETFDALDMPEPLKRTLARQGLTTPSEIQAATLPNALAGRDVLGRSRTGSGKTLAFGLALLAKLQGTTAEPRRPLAVVLAPTRELAQQVTEALDPYARSVGVRATTVVGGMPIHRQARSLRQGVHLVVATPGRLRDLMERGDCVLDQVESAVLDEADQMTDMGFMPQVTAILQQIPAGGRRMLFSATLDRNVDTLVRRFLNDPVVHSVDLSEGAVSTMEHHVMHVTHMEKQDIVTRIAARDGRVIMFLDTKRAVDRMADHLLANGVLAAPLHGGRSQPQRTRTLDQFKRGDVTALIATNVAARGIHVDGLDLVVNIDPPTDHKDYLHRGGRTARAGESGNVVTLVLHNQRRDMTRLMSRAKIEPQTLRVDIADPELARVTGAREPSGVPVSVPSPASRERRHGSAPYGAGPRGSGSRAPRRRPRR; from the coding sequence ATGAGTCAGCCCTACCGCACAGCCACAAGCCGTAACCGCCCCGCGCGGCCCTTCGGTCGGCAGCGGCCCTACGCCCCCCAGCGTTCCCAGTCCAACGGGCGCGCACGCAGTGGAGGCGGCCCCTCGGGAGAGTTCGCTCTCCCGACCACCGTCACCCCGGCGCTCCCGCCGGTGGAGACCTTCGACGCGCTCGACATGCCCGAGCCGTTGAAGCGCACCCTGGCTCGCCAGGGTCTGACCACCCCGTCCGAGATTCAGGCGGCGACCCTGCCCAACGCCCTGGCCGGGCGTGACGTCCTGGGTCGCAGCCGGACCGGTTCCGGCAAGACGCTGGCCTTCGGGCTCGCGCTGCTCGCCAAGCTCCAGGGAACCACGGCCGAGCCGCGGCGCCCCCTCGCCGTGGTCCTCGCGCCGACCCGCGAGCTCGCTCAGCAGGTCACCGAGGCGCTGGACCCCTACGCGCGGTCGGTGGGAGTGCGCGCGACCACCGTCGTCGGCGGCATGCCCATCCACCGCCAGGCCCGCAGCCTGCGCCAGGGCGTCCACCTCGTGGTGGCCACCCCCGGCCGTCTGCGCGACCTGATGGAGCGCGGCGACTGCGTCCTGGACCAGGTGGAGTCCGCCGTCCTGGACGAGGCCGACCAGATGACCGACATGGGCTTCATGCCCCAGGTCACCGCCATCCTGCAGCAGATCCCGGCCGGCGGTCGGCGCATGCTGTTCTCGGCGACTCTGGACCGCAACGTCGACACGCTCGTCCGTCGTTTCCTCAACGACCCGGTCGTGCACTCGGTCGACCTGTCCGAGGGCGCCGTCTCCACCATGGAGCACCACGTCATGCACGTGACGCACATGGAGAAGCAGGACATCGTCACCCGGATCGCCGCTCGCGACGGTCGGGTGATCATGTTCCTCGACACCAAGCGCGCCGTCGACCGGATGGCCGACCACCTGCTGGCCAACGGTGTTCTCGCCGCGCCCCTGCACGGTGGCCGCAGCCAGCCCCAGCGGACCCGCACGCTCGACCAGTTCAAGCGAGGCGACGTCACCGCGCTCATCGCCACCAACGTGGCGGCCCGCGGCATCCACGTGGACGGCCTGGACCTGGTGGTCAACATCGACCCGCCCACGGACCACAAGGACTACCTGCACCGCGGCGGCCGTACCGCCCGCGCCGGGGAGTCCGGCAACGTGGTCACGCTGGTCCTGCACAACCAGCGACGCGACATGACCCGGCTGATGAGCCGGGCCAAGATCGAGCCGCAGACGCTGCGGGTGGACATCGCCGACCCGGAGCTGGCCAGGGTGACCGGGGCGCGCGAGCCCTCCGGCGTCCCGGTCTCCGTGCCCTCGCCCGCCTCCCGCGAGCGTCGCCACGGCTCGGCACCGTACGGAGCGGGTCCGCGCGGATCCGGCTCGCGCGCACCGCGCAGGCGCCCGCGCCGCTGA
- a CDS encoding cold-shock protein produces the protein MATGTVKWFNGEKGFGFIEQDGGGPDVFAHYSNIQATGYRELAEGQAVQFDAVAGAKGPQAENITLI, from the coding sequence ATGGCGACCGGTACAGTTAAGTGGTTCAACGGCGAAAAGGGCTTCGGCTTCATCGAGCAGGACGGCGGCGGCCCCGACGTCTTCGCCCACTACTCGAACATCCAGGCCACGGGCTACCGTGAGCTGGCCGAGGGCCAGGCCGTGCAGTTCGACGCCGTGGCCGGGGCCAAGGGCCCCCAGGCTGAGAACATCACCCTGATCTAG
- a CDS encoding BTAD domain-containing putative transcriptional regulator, which produces MRFGVLGPLAVWTDQGRPVEVRDTKVRALLVSLLLARGATVSADRLVQDLWGDRPPAKPLPVLQARVSQLRGALDRAEPGSRDLLRRRAPGYALAAADLDLARFDALLARAARAADPRPDLAGALDLWRGPALAEFADTDHVRAAVAAWEEQRATALEDLAEARLAAGEHSALAAELAAAAERHPYRERLHAAHIRALYGAGRQAEALAAYARLRVRLADDMGVDPGPDLLALHRAVLAQDPALDPVPRPARPTGNLPAPTGALVGREEELSRLGALVREHRLVTLTGPGGVGKTRMALAAGHAWAHGRGTAHGGDGATPAPGRGPESGAVGARSGAARSAAGRGCATGAVPDAGGAVGAGSGEVWFVELAPLPAGSDPAAALAAVLGARDDQRAGDPLDQAAGLLRGRAALLVLDNCEHLVGPAADAVAHLLRAAPDLTVLATSRAPLDLADEHLYAVPPLAPPPLGAADPATLADSGAVRLFVTRARAAVSAFTLDEETAPAVATVCRRLDGIPLALELAATRLRHMSAAELAARLDDRFTLLDVGRRDAPARQRTLWAMIDWSWELLDATERTVLTRLAVHRDGCDLATAEAVCADHGPAPGGPERAPAVPATAVLGVIGALVDRSLVTATAHPTGTRYHLLESVAAYALERLERSGHAHQARDRHARHFADLAERADELLRGADQPHWLDRLDCEAANLRAALDFAAAEGRTDLALRVATAQCWHHYLRGRTARARAALDTALALPGGRPPLRAAAHVWRAALAAPGSEDDRRGYADLPRALDAVTDPATRARLAWLTEHTRWALGDLRPAAERVERARAAAAAAGDAWTLAQAQVTLAQAAFLRGDLAESLRLAMEGRRSLRALGDRWGLLRASDTLAQALEALGDLEGAAEHHREGLPIAEELGLWSSAGLTLSGLGRIAMLTGDLDRADVLLTRAGRLAAERSDAVGEQFADAGIALVARRRGDLDRAERSLRRWLDWNRRTSGRVGLAFILTQLGYTAEQRGDADGALELHTEAEAEARASGDPRAVALALEGLAGAHALAGDRDQADDLLKRAAALRDEVGAPLIAAERFDVDRAVARLERDGA; this is translated from the coding sequence ATGCGTTTCGGGGTGCTGGGACCGCTCGCGGTGTGGACCGACCAGGGCCGGCCGGTGGAGGTCCGCGACACCAAGGTCCGGGCGCTCCTGGTCTCCCTGCTCCTGGCCCGCGGCGCGACGGTCTCCGCCGACCGCCTGGTCCAGGACCTCTGGGGTGACCGGCCCCCCGCCAAGCCGCTGCCCGTGCTCCAGGCCCGCGTCTCCCAGCTGCGCGGCGCCCTGGACCGCGCCGAACCCGGCTCCCGCGACCTGCTGCGCCGCCGCGCGCCCGGCTACGCCCTGGCCGCCGCGGACCTCGACCTCGCCCGCTTCGACGCCCTCCTGGCACGGGCCGCCCGCGCCGCCGACCCGCGCCCGGACCTCGCCGGCGCCCTGGACCTGTGGCGGGGCCCGGCCCTGGCCGAGTTCGCCGACACCGACCACGTCCGCGCCGCCGTCGCGGCCTGGGAGGAACAGCGGGCCACGGCCCTGGAGGACCTGGCCGAGGCCCGCCTGGCGGCGGGGGAGCACAGCGCCCTGGCCGCAGAGCTCGCCGCGGCGGCCGAGCGCCACCCCTACCGCGAGCGCCTGCACGCCGCCCACATCCGCGCCCTCTACGGCGCCGGACGCCAGGCGGAGGCGCTGGCCGCCTACGCCCGCCTGCGCGTCCGGCTCGCGGACGACATGGGCGTGGACCCCGGGCCCGACCTCCTCGCCCTGCACCGGGCCGTCCTCGCCCAGGACCCGGCCCTGGACCCGGTGCCGCGCCCCGCCCGCCCCACGGGCAACCTGCCCGCGCCGACCGGTGCGCTCGTGGGCCGTGAGGAGGAGTTGAGCCGGCTGGGCGCCCTCGTGCGCGAGCACCGGCTGGTCACCCTGACCGGGCCCGGCGGCGTCGGCAAGACCCGGATGGCCCTGGCCGCGGGCCACGCCTGGGCGCACGGCCGGGGCACGGCCCACGGCGGTGACGGCGCGACCCCGGCTCCCGGCCGGGGCCCCGAGAGCGGTGCGGTGGGAGCGCGATCCGGCGCGGCCCGGTCCGCCGCCGGCCGGGGCTGCGCGACCGGTGCCGTGCCGGACGCCGGCGGTGCGGTCGGCGCGGGATCCGGCGAGGTCTGGTTCGTGGAACTGGCGCCGCTCCCCGCCGGCAGCGACCCCGCCGCCGCCCTGGCCGCCGTCCTCGGCGCCCGTGACGACCAACGCGCCGGCGACCCGCTGGACCAGGCCGCCGGCCTCCTGCGCGGCCGCGCGGCCCTGCTCGTCCTGGACAACTGCGAACACCTCGTCGGACCCGCCGCCGACGCCGTCGCCCACCTGCTGCGGGCCGCCCCCGACCTCACCGTCCTGGCCACCAGCCGGGCCCCGCTCGACCTCGCCGACGAGCACCTGTACGCCGTGCCCCCGCTGGCCCCGCCACCGCTCGGCGCCGCCGACCCCGCGACGCTCGCCGACTCCGGAGCGGTCCGGCTCTTCGTCACCAGGGCCCGGGCGGCGGTCTCGGCGTTCACCCTGGACGAGGAGACCGCGCCGGCCGTGGCCACCGTCTGCCGGCGCCTGGACGGCATCCCCCTGGCCCTCGAACTCGCCGCCACCCGGCTGCGCCACATGAGCGCGGCCGAGCTCGCCGCCCGCCTCGACGACCGCTTCACCCTCCTCGACGTCGGCCGCCGCGACGCCCCCGCGCGCCAGCGCACCCTGTGGGCGATGATCGACTGGAGCTGGGAACTCCTCGACGCCACCGAGCGCACGGTGCTCACCCGCCTGGCCGTGCACCGTGACGGCTGCGACCTGGCCACCGCCGAGGCGGTCTGCGCCGACCACGGCCCCGCTCCCGGCGGTCCCGAGCGCGCCCCCGCCGTCCCCGCCACCGCCGTCCTGGGCGTGATCGGCGCACTCGTGGACCGCTCGCTCGTCACCGCCACCGCCCACCCCACGGGCACCCGCTACCACCTCCTGGAGTCCGTGGCCGCCTACGCGCTGGAACGCCTGGAGCGCTCCGGCCACGCCCACCAGGCGCGGGACCGGCACGCCCGGCACTTCGCCGACCTGGCCGAGCGCGCCGACGAGCTCCTGCGCGGCGCCGACCAGCCCCACTGGCTCGACCGGCTGGACTGCGAGGCGGCCAACCTGCGCGCGGCCCTGGACTTCGCCGCGGCCGAGGGCAGGACCGACCTGGCACTGCGGGTCGCCACCGCCCAGTGCTGGCACCACTACCTGCGCGGCCGCACCGCACGGGCACGGGCCGCCCTGGACACCGCCCTCGCCCTGCCCGGCGGGCGTCCGCCCCTGCGCGCCGCCGCACACGTGTGGCGGGCCGCCCTGGCCGCGCCCGGGAGCGAGGACGACCGGCGCGGGTACGCCGACCTCCCCCGCGCGCTCGACGCGGTCACCGACCCGGCCACCCGCGCCCGCCTCGCGTGGCTGACCGAGCACACCCGTTGGGCACTCGGTGACCTGCGCCCGGCCGCCGAGCGCGTGGAACGGGCCCGCGCCGCGGCCGCGGCGGCGGGCGACGCATGGACGCTCGCCCAGGCCCAGGTGACCCTCGCCCAGGCCGCGTTCCTGCGCGGTGACCTGGCCGAGTCCCTCCGTCTGGCGATGGAGGGACGGCGGTCCCTGCGCGCCCTCGGCGACCGGTGGGGCCTGCTCCGGGCCTCCGACACCCTCGCCCAGGCGCTGGAGGCCCTGGGCGACCTGGAGGGCGCCGCCGAGCACCACCGCGAGGGGCTGCCCATCGCGGAGGAACTGGGGCTGTGGAGCAGCGCCGGCCTCACCCTGTCCGGGCTCGGCAGGATCGCGATGCTCACCGGCGACCTGGACCGGGCCGACGTCCTGCTCACCCGCGCCGGGCGGCTGGCGGCCGAGCGGTCCGACGCCGTCGGCGAGCAGTTCGCCGACGCCGGGATCGCGCTGGTGGCCCGCCGCAGGGGCGACCTGGACCGCGCCGAACGGTCGCTGCGCCGGTGGCTGGACTGGAACCGGCGCACCTCCGGCCGGGTCGGGCTGGCGTTCATCCTCACCCAGCTCGGCTACACCGCCGAACAGCGCGGCGACGCCGACGGGGCCCTCGAACTGCACACGGAGGCCGAAGCGGAGGCCAGGGCGAGCGGAGACCCGCGCGCGGTCGCCCTGGCACTGGAGGGCCTGGCCGGCGCCCACGCCCTGGCGGGGGACCGGGACCAGGCCGACGACCTGCTCAAGCGTGCCGCGGCCCTGCGGGACGAGGTGGGCGCGCCGCTCATCGCGGCCGAGCGGTTCGACGTCGACCGCGCGGTGGCCCGCCTGGAGCGGGACGGGGCGTGA
- a CDS encoding SDR family oxidoreductase, which yields MGVYEGKRAVVIGGTHGMGLGVVEDLLAGGARVLLTGRNEKNLEELRGRFGPGVHVVRADAADLADTAVLAETVRETLGGIDFLHVNVGTSELMPFDQVSEESYDRMFAVNAKGAFFTVQYLAPLIAEGGSIVFTTATNTTVSENMSVYMGSKAAVLTFARVFAAELIPRGIRVNAVAPGFIDTPTMGVAGITDEQRVEFMRVGDEATPMGRHGTVAEIARAVLFLGFEATFTTGIELTADGGLGMGLNPAM from the coding sequence ATGGGTGTCTACGAGGGCAAGCGCGCCGTGGTGATCGGTGGAACGCACGGGATGGGGCTGGGCGTGGTCGAGGACCTGCTCGCCGGAGGCGCCCGGGTTCTGTTGACCGGGCGCAACGAGAAGAACCTGGAGGAGCTGCGCGGCCGGTTCGGGCCGGGCGTGCACGTGGTGCGCGCCGACGCCGCGGACCTGGCCGACACCGCGGTGCTGGCGGAGACGGTCCGCGAGACGCTGGGCGGGATCGACTTCCTGCACGTCAACGTGGGCACCTCGGAGCTGATGCCGTTCGACCAGGTGAGCGAGGAGTCCTACGATCGCATGTTCGCGGTCAACGCCAAGGGCGCGTTCTTCACCGTGCAGTACCTGGCGCCGCTGATCGCCGAGGGCGGTTCGATCGTGTTCACCACCGCCACGAACACCACCGTGTCCGAGAACATGAGCGTGTACATGGGCTCCAAGGCCGCGGTGCTCACCTTCGCCCGGGTGTTCGCCGCCGAGCTGATCCCGCGCGGGATCCGGGTGAACGCCGTGGCACCGGGCTTCATCGACACGCCCACCATGGGCGTGGCGGGGATCACCGACGAGCAGCGCGTGGAGTTCATGCGCGTGGGTGACGAGGCGACCCCCATGGGCCGGCACGGGACCGTCGCCGAGATCGCCCGGGCGGTCCTCTTCCTCGGTTTCGAGGCCACGTTCACCACAGGGATCGAGCTGACCGCCGACGGCGGGCTCGGCATGGGGCTGAACCCGGCCATGTGA